GACCCGGTCATGTAGTCGCCCTCGATCAGGAACTTCACGGCGTGGGCGATGTCCTCGGGCTTTCCGATCCGTTGCAGCGGAGTTTGGCTCAGCACCGAGCGCAGCACTTCGGGACCCAGATCGTCAGGCCACATCACCGGTCCGGGTAGGATGGTGTTGACCTGGACCCGAGGGGCCAGCGATTTGGCCAAGCCTTGGCTGAC
This bacterium DNA region includes the following protein-coding sequences:
- a CDS encoding SDR family oxidoreductase; translation: LFSVNARAPFFLSEALGLKMKQRGRGKIVNIADWAALRPYTQYVPYCASKAALVAVSQGLAKSLAPRVQVNTILPGPVMWPDDLGPEVLRSVLSQTPLQRIGKPEDIAHAVKFLIEGDYMTGSLIHVDGGRSIK